One window from the genome of Anaerolineae bacterium encodes:
- a CDS encoding NADH-quinone oxidoreductase subunit N has product MGALTTLGLLSPELLVLVGALVILTLDLVWKDDRRELLPYLALAVVVSAAVAALALFGQNDSLFSDMMVVDDFALFFKLVALGSAALVTLGARRHIAERALRTGEFYVLLLSATLASMLATAATDLISLYLAFEFLSLASYVLVSYIRGSDLSVEGGVKYFLYGAVASAVMLYGMSFLYGAARTTSLAGIAGALRGSGPSLAWLAIPVSILLLAGFSFKIAIAPFHQWAPDAYQGAPTPVTAYLSVASKMTGFAVLMRVMVVAMGDLQPTWARVLGAFAIVSMVLGNLVALHQRDIKRMMAYSSIAHAGYIMVGFVTYSLDPSGFTGLNGVLLYAMVYLFTNVGLFLGVIAFEDATDSTAISDYAGLLRRSPFLAAVLAYFLFSLTGIPFTGGMFAKLFVFAPAVQAGPFGVLLAAVGVATSVVAAFYYLNVVRHMFFLPGGEGSTQVVVSGSVRTGMVLAAVVTLAIGVYPQPLVDLASRSVLILGLMR; this is encoded by the coding sequence ATGGGCGCGCTGACGACACTAGGGCTGCTCTCACCGGAACTGCTGGTGCTCGTGGGGGCACTGGTGATCCTAACACTCGACCTCGTCTGGAAAGATGACAGGCGGGAGTTACTGCCATATCTGGCCCTGGCGGTGGTCGTCAGCGCGGCCGTGGCCGCCCTGGCGCTGTTCGGTCAGAACGATTCTCTCTTCAGCGACATGATGGTGGTGGACGACTTCGCCCTGTTCTTCAAGCTGGTAGCCTTGGGCTCAGCGGCTTTGGTGACCCTGGGCGCGCGGCGCCACATCGCCGAGCGGGCGCTGCGCACGGGCGAGTTCTACGTGCTGCTGCTCTCGGCGACGCTGGCTTCTATGCTGGCGACGGCGGCTACCGACCTGATCAGCCTCTATTTGGCCTTCGAGTTCCTTAGCCTGGCCAGCTACGTGCTGGTTAGCTACATCAGAGGCAGCGACCTCTCGGTAGAGGGCGGGGTCAAGTACTTTCTCTATGGAGCGGTGGCATCGGCGGTGATGCTGTATGGCATGAGCTTCCTCTACGGGGCCGCCCGAACCACCAGTCTGGCTGGGATCGCGGGGGCGCTCAGGGGATCCGGGCCGTCGCTGGCCTGGCTGGCCATTCCCGTGAGCATCCTCCTGCTAGCTGGCTTTAGCTTCAAGATCGCGATCGCTCCCTTTCACCAATGGGCTCCGGATGCCTACCAGGGGGCGCCCACTCCGGTGACGGCCTACCTGTCGGTGGCCTCCAAGATGACCGGGTTTGCCGTGCTGATGCGGGTCATGGTGGTAGCCATGGGCGATCTCCAGCCGACGTGGGCTCGCGTGCTGGGGGCGTTCGCCATCGTGAGCATGGTCCTGGGTAACCTGGTGGCGCTCCACCAGCGGGACATCAAACGCATGATGGCCTACTCCAGCATCGCCCATGCCGGCTATATCATGGTCGGGTTTGTCACCTACTCGCTCGACCCGTCTGGGTTCACCGGGCTCAACGGCGTGCTACTCTACGCCATGGTGTACCTGTTCACCAACGTCGGCCTCTTTCTGGGCGTCATTGCCTTCGAGGACGCTACTGACTCGACCGCCATCTCCGACTACGCCGGTCTGCTGCGGCGCTCGCCCTTCCTGGCTGCCGTGCTCGCCTACTTCCTCTTCTCCCTCACCGGCATTCCATTCACCGGGGGCATGTTCGCCAAGCTCTTCGTCTTCGCTCCGGCCGTCCAGGCGGGCCCCTTCGGAGTCCTGTTGGCGGCAGTCGGGGTGGCAACCAGCGTGGTGGCAGCGTTCTACTACCTGAACGTAGTGCGCCACATGTTCTTCCTCCCCGGCGGGGAGGGCAGCACGCAGGTGGTGGTGAGCGGGAGCGTGCGGACAGGCATGGTCCTGGCGGCCGTAGTCACTTTGGCCATCGGCGTGTATCCTCAGCCTCTGGTGGACCTGGCCTCGCGGTCGGTCTTGATACTGGGGCTGATGCGCTGA
- a CDS encoding NADH-quinone oxidoreductase subunit M — protein sequence MGFPILSLVTFLPLLGALMVLLLPAENTRSIKQISVGTAVVGLGLGTIVWSAYDRAAGGLQFVEMAQWIPSIDVHYHMGADGLSVPLIFLTTLLTPLALLYSAYTINTRVKEFFLLFLVLETGMLGVFCALDLVLFYVFWELGLVPMYFLIGLWGGERREYAAIKFFLYTLAGSVAMLLGLLYLYFTTGTFSIPEVAATFESVRPFSANRGIVSLVFWAIFLAFAIKLPLWPFHTWLPDAHTEAPTAGSVILAGVLLKLGGYGFLRILLPVFPTAFRYWAPLVAALAVVSIVYGALVCIAQWDLKRLIAYSSVSHMGYVMLGVAAGAAGLGMQGRETSVAIAFNGAAMQMFNHGVITGALFLLVGVIYERAHTRDLRAFGGLGAILPYFFGFMLVAGFASLGLPGLAGFWAELFVFRGALAIMPVFAIVGGLGIVFTAAYILWKVMQNLFFGSLDERWRSLPDMYAWEVVSLAPLLAFMFFFGVYPTPLVDLFNTATTALANLL from the coding sequence ATGGGGTTCCCGATTCTCTCGCTGGTGACGTTCCTGCCCCTGCTGGGCGCGTTGATGGTGCTACTGCTGCCGGCGGAGAACACCCGCTCCATCAAGCAGATCTCGGTGGGAACGGCCGTGGTGGGCCTTGGCCTGGGCACCATCGTTTGGAGCGCCTATGACCGGGCCGCCGGCGGCTTACAGTTCGTGGAGATGGCGCAATGGATCCCCAGCATTGACGTCCATTACCACATGGGCGCTGACGGGTTGAGCGTGCCACTGATCTTCCTCACTACGCTACTGACGCCTTTGGCGCTGCTCTACTCGGCCTACACCATCAACACGCGGGTGAAGGAGTTCTTCCTCCTCTTCCTGGTGCTCGAGACGGGCATGCTGGGCGTGTTCTGCGCTCTGGACCTGGTGCTGTTCTACGTGTTCTGGGAGCTGGGCCTGGTGCCCATGTACTTCCTCATCGGCCTGTGGGGAGGCGAGCGCCGGGAGTACGCCGCCATCAAGTTCTTCCTCTACACCCTGGCCGGCAGCGTGGCCATGTTGCTCGGGTTGCTGTACCTGTACTTCACCACCGGCACGTTCAGCATCCCGGAGGTGGCCGCCACCTTCGAGAGCGTCCGCCCGTTCTCGGCCAACCGGGGGATCGTGAGCCTGGTGTTCTGGGCCATCTTCCTGGCGTTCGCCATCAAGCTTCCGCTCTGGCCCTTCCATACCTGGCTGCCCGATGCTCACACCGAAGCTCCCACCGCCGGAAGCGTCATCCTGGCGGGTGTGCTCCTGAAGCTGGGCGGGTACGGGTTTCTGCGCATTCTGCTGCCGGTGTTCCCCACGGCCTTCCGCTATTGGGCTCCGCTAGTGGCGGCCCTGGCCGTGGTCAGCATCGTGTACGGGGCTCTGGTCTGTATCGCTCAGTGGGACCTGAAGCGCCTGATCGCCTACTCGTCCGTCTCTCACATGGGCTACGTCATGCTCGGAGTAGCCGCCGGGGCCGCGGGGCTGGGCATGCAGGGGCGAGAGACTAGCGTGGCCATCGCCTTCAACGGGGCGGCCATGCAGATGTTCAACCACGGAGTGATAACCGGCGCGCTGTTTCTTCTGGTGGGTGTGATCTATGAGCGGGCGCACACACGGGACCTGAGGGCGTTTGGGGGCCTGGGCGCCATCCTGCCCTACTTCTTCGGCTTCATGCTGGTGGCTGGCTTCGCTTCGCTGGGCCTGCCGGGTCTGGCGGGTTTCTGGGCCGAGCTGTTCGTCTTCCGCGGCGCCCTGGCTATCATGCCCGTGTTCGCCATCGTCGGCGGGTTGGGCATCGTCTTCACGGCGGCGTACATCCTGTGGAAGGTGATGCAGAATCTGTTCTTCGGCAGCCTGGACGAACGCTGGCGATCGTTGCCGGACATGTATGCCTGGGAAGTGGTGTCGCTGGCGCCGCTGCTAGCCTTCATGTTCTTCTTCGGGGTGTACCCGACTCCGCTCGTGGACCTGTTCAACACGGCCACCACCGCTCTAGCGAACCTCCTGTAG